In one window of Thermostichus vulcanus str. 'Rupite' DNA:
- a CDS encoding amidohydrolase family protein, with the protein MSYVLRNALIPTSTGYETVDVYIEGERIAAIGSGLKDSVPLTRTATSTELDARDKLLLPGFVNAHTHSSEMWQRGIIPPYPLELWIAQLHEYSPLDTEKVYLSALGTAVETLLTGGTTVVDHLVLIPGQELATIEAAVQAYRQSGIRAFIGPLIQDQALSTGVPTGESTDLEHEAYPLTTAEVLKIVEEAVQQFHRPEEGISLMVAPTGIQLCSDDLFKGCVELSQTYNLPRHAHLLETRAQQMLAQEKYGCSAVEHLDRLGYLDDKTSLAHCVWLTDADIEILARTGSTVVHNPLSNLRLGSGIAPILKYRQAGVNVSFGCDGSASNDSQDLLEAIKIGSILHN; encoded by the coding sequence ATGAGCTACGTCCTCCGCAATGCGTTGATTCCCACCAGCACGGGCTACGAAACGGTGGATGTGTATATCGAAGGGGAACGAATTGCGGCGATTGGCTCAGGCTTAAAGGACTCCGTCCCGCTAACGCGAACGGCAACTAGCACGGAACTGGATGCCCGCGATAAGTTGCTTTTGCCGGGTTTTGTGAATGCCCACACCCATTCCTCAGAAATGTGGCAACGGGGGATCATCCCTCCCTATCCGCTGGAGCTGTGGATTGCCCAACTGCATGAATATTCACCTCTAGACACCGAGAAGGTCTATCTAAGTGCTTTGGGCACTGCCGTGGAAACCCTGCTCACCGGGGGTACTACGGTGGTAGATCACTTGGTGTTGATCCCTGGGCAAGAGCTGGCCACCATCGAAGCAGCCGTGCAAGCCTACCGACAAAGCGGGATCCGCGCCTTTATCGGCCCACTGATTCAGGATCAAGCCCTGTCAACAGGGGTACCCACCGGGGAGTCCACCGATTTGGAACACGAGGCTTACCCCCTCACCACTGCGGAAGTCCTGAAAATTGTAGAAGAGGCGGTGCAGCAGTTCCACCGACCGGAAGAGGGAATTTCCTTGATGGTGGCCCCAACCGGGATCCAACTGTGTTCAGATGATCTGTTTAAGGGCTGTGTGGAGCTGAGCCAAACGTACAACTTGCCCCGTCATGCCCATCTGTTGGAAACCCGCGCCCAACAAATGCTGGCCCAGGAAAAATACGGCTGCAGCGCCGTCGAACATCTAGACCGGCTTGGCTACCTAGATGACAAAACCTCTTTGGCCCACTGCGTTTGGTTAACCGATGCGGATATCGAGATCTTGGCCCGCACCGGATCCACCGTTGTCCATAACCCCTTGAGCAACCTGCGCCTGGGCAGCGGCATTGCCCCCATCTTGAAATACCGGCAGGCGGGGGTGAATGTGTCTTTTGGCTGTGACGGATCCGCCAGCAACGACTCCCAGGATCTTCTGGAAGCGATCAAGATTGGCAGCATCCTGCACAATG